CCGGTAGAAGACTTATTGAAAGGCGATATTATTCAGTCGGGCAACGATGCCAGCGTGGCTTTGGCCGAACATGTGGCAGGTAGCGAACAAACCTTTGCCACCATGATGAACGAACAGGCCTCGCGCTTAGGCATGGTCAACAGCAATTTTGAAAACAGCACCGGTTTACCGACCCCCAATCACTACACCAGTGCTCATGATTTAGCATTGTTGACGCAAGCATTGATCAGAGAGTTTCCGGATTATTACCGCTGGTTTTCGCAGAAAGAATTTACCTATAACAACATCACCCAGCAAAACCGTAACAAATTGTTGTGGCGGGATGAAAGCGTTGACGGTGTGAAGACCGGTTTTACCGATGACGCCGGGTATTGCATGGTGGCCTCGGCCAAGCGCGAAGACATGCGTTTGATATCGGTGGTAATGGGCACTTCCAGCCCCAATGCGCGGGCCAACGAAAGCCAGTCCTTGTTGAATTACGGTTTCCGTTTTTTCGAAACCCACAGACTATATGAGGCAGGCGCGGCTTTGACGGAAGCCCGGGTCAGAAAAGGCGAAACCTCCAAATTATCGGTGGGCGTTGCGGAAGATATCTATGTCACGGCGCCGCGTAAACATTTTAGCGAATTAAAAGCTGAGTCCGAAGTGGATAAAGCCATCATTGCGCCCATTAACAAAGGCGATACCGTGGGTACTTTGAACGTGACCCTGGCCGGCGAAACCATTCTCAGCAAGCCCTTGGTCGCCATGGACAGCATTGCGGAGGGCGGCTTTTTCCGCCGTTTATACGATGCCGTACTGGTTTTGCTGGAGCGCTAATGTCTGATACGGTGTATTTGAACGGCGAATATATGCCGCTGGCGGACGCTAAAATTCCGGTTTTGGATCGCGGCTTTTTATTCGGCGACGGGGTCTATGAAGTGATTCCGGCCTATGCCGGGCGTTTGTTCCGCTTCGAAGATCATATCGTCCGCCTAAATAACAGTCTGCGGGAAATTCGTCTGGACCTGCATAAAACTGTGGCCGAGTGGCAGGCGATTTTTCAGCCCCTGTTGGACAGTGGTAAGGATGAATATATTTATCTGCAAATTACCCGCGGCTGTGCGCCCAAACGCGATCACGGTTTTCCGGAACACGTGGTGCCGACCGTGTTTGCCATGTGTTCGGAAATCAAGCCGTTTCCCGGTCGGGTCACGGGTGTCAAAGCCGTAACGCTGGACGATACCCGTTGGCAGAAGTGTCATGTCAAGGCCACCGCATTGTTGGCGCACTTGTTGTTGCGTCAAGAGGCCCTGGATCAGGATTGCGCGGAAGCGATATTGGTCAGAAACGGTTATGTCACCGAAGGCGCGGCCAGTAATCTGTTCGCGGTGATCGACGACGAACTGATTACGCCGCCCAACAGCAACGAGATCCTGCCGGGTATTACCCGCGACGTCATTCTGGAGCTGGCCGCAGCCAACGGTATAGCCTGCAAGGAAGATGTGATTGCGGTGGAGGCCCTGAAGAACGCCAGCGAAATCTGGGTGACCAGTTCCACCCGCGAAATCGTGCCGGTGATTGAACTGGACGGCCAACTCGTTGGTCCAGGTAAACCCGGACCTGTATTCCAAAAAACGGACCAATTGTTACAAGCTTATAAACAATCGTTAGCATGAGCGAAACAGAAAGCCTTTTAGAATTTCCTTGTCAGTTCGCCATTAAGGCCATGGGCAAAACCAGTGCCGATTTCGACGTAATCGTGGTGGAAATTGTGCGTCGGCATGTCGGCGATATCCACGAAGGCGCCATTAGTTCGCGGCCCAGCAAGGCCGGTACTTACACGTCGGTGACCGTAATGATAGAAGCCACCAGCCGTGAACAGCTGGACGCCATTTATCAGGGGCTGACCGACCATCCCGCTGTGCTGGTGGCCCTGTAAATAGCCGGTGAAGCAGCAAACCGTCCTCAGGCAGCTGGGCTTGCGGGATTATCAGTCCGTTTGGCGGGATATGCAGCAATTTACCGCCGAACGCACAGAGGCAACACCGGACGAAATCTGGATCACCGAACATCCGCCGGTTTTTACGCTGGGTTTGAACGGTAAACAAGAGCATGTGTTGCAAGCGAGCGATATTCCGTTAATTCAGACCGACAGAGGCGGGCAGGTGACTTACCACGCGCCGGGCCAGCTGGTGGTCTATTTTCTGGTTGATTTGCGCCGTTTGGCCATCGGACCCCGGCAGGCGGTGACCTTGTTGGAAAATGCCATGATAATCGTGCTGGCACAATACGGCGTGCGGGCGGAGGCGAGGGCGGACGCGCCCGGCGTGTATGTCGACGGTAAAAAAATCGGCGCTCTGGGGCTGCGGATAAAACGCGGCTGCTGTTACCACGGTTTGAGTTTGAATAACGCCATGGATTTAACACCGTTTAGCTATATCAATCCCTGCGGTTAT
This sequence is a window from Methylomonas methanica MC09. Protein-coding genes within it:
- the lipB gene encoding lipoyl(octanoyl) transferase LipB, encoding MKQQTVLRQLGLRDYQSVWRDMQQFTAERTEATPDEIWITEHPPVFTLGLNGKQEHVLQASDIPLIQTDRGGQVTYHAPGQLVVYFLVDLRRLAIGPRQAVTLLENAMIIVLAQYGVRAEARADAPGVYVDGKKIGALGLRIKRGCCYHGLSLNNAMDLTPFSYINPCGYAGLEVTQLADFGVQIQTHELAVPVVHHLIKAIES
- a CDS encoding D-alanyl-D-alanine carboxypeptidase family protein, producing MMLPFRSTASLFVGLFLLLAVQTLHAAGPIFTPAAPNVAGTSYYLMDFDSGRVLAEKEPDKRVAPASLTKIMTVYVVFRELKSGHLTLDEKVTVSQNAWETGGSKMFIEVNKQVPVEDLLKGDIIQSGNDASVALAEHVAGSEQTFATMMNEQASRLGMVNSNFENSTGLPTPNHYTSAHDLALLTQALIREFPDYYRWFSQKEFTYNNITQQNRNKLLWRDESVDGVKTGFTDDAGYCMVASAKREDMRLISVVMGTSSPNARANESQSLLNYGFRFFETHRLYEAGAALTEARVRKGETSKLSVGVAEDIYVTAPRKHFSELKAESEVDKAIIAPINKGDTVGTLNVTLAGETILSKPLVAMDSIAEGGFFRRLYDAVLVLLER
- a CDS encoding aminotransferase class IV — protein: MSDTVYLNGEYMPLADAKIPVLDRGFLFGDGVYEVIPAYAGRLFRFEDHIVRLNNSLREIRLDLHKTVAEWQAIFQPLLDSGKDEYIYLQITRGCAPKRDHGFPEHVVPTVFAMCSEIKPFPGRVTGVKAVTLDDTRWQKCHVKATALLAHLLLRQEALDQDCAEAILVRNGYVTEGAASNLFAVIDDELITPPNSNEILPGITRDVILELAAANGIACKEDVIAVEALKNASEIWVTSSTREIVPVIELDGQLVGPGKPGPVFQKTDQLLQAYKQSLA
- a CDS encoding YbeD family protein, with translation MSETESLLEFPCQFAIKAMGKTSADFDVIVVEIVRRHVGDIHEGAISSRPSKAGTYTSVTVMIEATSREQLDAIYQGLTDHPAVLVAL